The DNA region GCGAGCAGCAGCCGCTCCGCGGCGCGGGCGACCATGCCGTTGTGCGAGGCGAACGGCGCGGCGGTGGCCAGGTCGGCGTGCACGATCGCCGCGACGGCCAGCGCCGGTGCCTCGGTGCGCGCGGTGATCAGCTCCGCCAGCGCACGCAGCGTGGTCGCGGCCTCGGCGTCGCGCGGGCGGCCCAGCCGGTCCGCGGGCACCGAGCCCTGACCGGCCAGCGCGTGCAGCCGCGCCAGCGCCTGCAGCGGCTGTGCCCGCACCACCGGCATCAGTGCCAGCAGCTCGGCGGAGAGCCGGACCGCGTCCGCGGCGATCTCGTCCCCCTCCCCGGCGCGTACCTGCGGAAGGCTCGAGGCGGAGCCCTCCAGGACGGCGCTGGCGTGCGCCCCGCGCAGCAGCGACTCGGCCGTCGTCTCCGGCGAGGTACGACGAAGGCCCCGGTCGCGCAGCACCACGTCGATGCCGTCCCGGGCGGACGCGAACGCCGAGGGCACGCCCTCCAGCGTCATCAGCCAGGCGAGCGGGTCGGCGGGTGCTGCGTTCACGCCGCCGACCCTACCGACGGCACGCCCGCGGGCTACCGGGGATCGGTGGGTCGAGGGTCTAACGTGGGCGCCACGATGTCCGACGTACCGCGCGACGCCGCAGCACCCTCGCCCACCGACCCCGCCCGTTCGTTCGGCGGGGTGGTCGACGCGTACCACCGCGGTCGGCCGGGCTACCCGATCGACGCGGTCCGCTGGCTCACCGGCGAGGAGCCGCTCACCGTGCTGGAGCTCGGTGCCGGAACCGGCAAGCTCACCGAGCAGCTGGTCGCGCTGGGACACGACGTGCACGCGACCGAGCCGGACCCGCGGATGCTGGACCGGTTGGCGAATTCGGTCTCGGTCGCCCGGCTCTCGCAGACCTCGGCCGAGGACATCCCGGCCGCCGATGCCACCTACGACCTGGTGGTCGTTGGCCAGGCCTACCAGTGGTTCGACAAGGAGAAGGCGCTGCCGGAGATCGCCCGCGTGCTCAAGCGCGGCGGCTCGCTCGCTCTGGTCTGGAACGTGCGCGACGAGCGGATCCCGTGGGTGAAGCGACTCGGCCGGCTGATCGGCAACCAGGACGTCACCGCCAGCGGCCCGGACCAGGCGCTCGAGGAGTCGATC from Nocardioides sambongensis includes:
- a CDS encoding Fic family protein, translating into MNAAPADPLAWLMTLEGVPSAFASARDGIDVVLRDRGLRRTSPETTAESLLRGAHASAVLEGSASSLPQVRAGEGDEIAADAVRLSAELLALMPVVRAQPLQALARLHALAGQGSVPADRLGRPRDAEAATTLRALAELITARTEAPALAVAAIVHADLATAAPFASHNGMVARAAERLLLAARGVDEKSLVVPEAAHLALRAQYESNLRGWGSGSQAGRHSWLLYSAEAFAAAAEASPLRREAQ
- a CDS encoding class I SAM-dependent methyltransferase, translated to MGATMSDVPRDAAAPSPTDPARSFGGVVDAYHRGRPGYPIDAVRWLTGEEPLTVLELGAGTGKLTEQLVALGHDVHATEPDPRMLDRLANSVSVARLSQTSAEDIPAADATYDLVVVGQAYQWFDKEKALPEIARVLKRGGSLALVWNVRDERIPWVKRLGRLIGNQDVTASGPDQALEESIYFGPVEDATFKHWQTVDRVSIRDLVRSRSNVATLSPEQQEAKLAEVLEFYDDFGRGMDGMQLPYLTRCFRAVVGVRPKPKVDPTAPPAESGTVGEDTVPVTVDGVGHGTADDTEDAAGPTGSPAATDVPGITDPPTDDDSGMLLIDFR